One genomic region from Muriicola soli encodes:
- a CDS encoding AIR synthase related protein: protein MPVSKRYHQRGVSASKEDVHKAIKNLDKGLFPRAFCKIVPDTLAGDKDYCLVMHADGAGTKSSLAYMYWKETGDLSVWKGIAQDALVMNLDDLLCVGVTNNILLSSTIGRNKNKIPGEVIAAIISGTEEFIEDMSAFGVDIKSTGGETADVGDLVRTIIVDSTVTARIRRDKVIDNANIREGDVIIGLASFGQATYEKEYNGGMGSNGLTSARHDVFSKFLAEKYPESFDPSVPDELVYSGKMNLQDEVDGAPLDAGKLVLSPTRTYAPVIKKILETHSPKDIHGMIHCSGGAQTKILHFLDQFHVIKDNLFPVPPLFQLIQSQSGTDWKEMYQVFNCGHRMELYADREIAGDLISISESFGIDARIIGRVEASKQKKLTITSQFGSFTY from the coding sequence GTGCCCGTAAGTAAACGCTACCATCAAAGAGGAGTTTCTGCGTCCAAGGAGGATGTTCACAAGGCCATCAAAAACCTTGATAAAGGATTATTCCCAAGAGCATTTTGTAAGATAGTCCCTGATACCCTAGCCGGGGATAAGGACTATTGTCTGGTAATGCATGCAGACGGCGCCGGAACCAAGTCCTCCCTGGCGTATATGTATTGGAAGGAAACCGGAGACCTCTCCGTTTGGAAAGGCATTGCTCAGGATGCTCTTGTTATGAATCTTGATGACCTTTTGTGCGTGGGAGTAACGAATAATATTCTTCTCTCTTCTACCATAGGCAGAAATAAAAACAAAATCCCGGGAGAGGTTATTGCAGCGATTATTTCAGGCACCGAGGAATTTATTGAGGATATGTCGGCATTCGGAGTGGACATAAAGTCAACGGGAGGGGAAACTGCCGATGTAGGTGATCTGGTTAGGACCATTATTGTTGATTCAACAGTAACTGCGAGGATTCGCAGAGACAAAGTAATAGACAATGCCAATATCCGGGAAGGTGATGTTATCATCGGTTTGGCTTCTTTTGGGCAGGCGACCTATGAAAAGGAGTACAACGGCGGAATGGGGAGTAATGGACTCACTTCAGCAAGACATGATGTGTTTTCTAAATTCCTCGCTGAGAAATACCCTGAGAGTTTTGATCCATCCGTACCTGATGAGCTCGTCTATTCCGGAAAAATGAATCTTCAGGATGAGGTAGATGGAGCCCCGCTGGATGCCGGTAAATTAGTCCTGTCACCCACTCGAACCTACGCCCCGGTGATCAAAAAGATTCTGGAAACACACTCCCCAAAGGACATTCATGGTATGATCCACTGCAGTGGAGGGGCCCAGACAAAAATTTTACATTTTCTCGATCAATTCCACGTGATCAAAGATAACCTCTTCCCCGTACCGCCTTTATTTCAACTTATCCAAAGTCAGTCCGGCACAGACTGGAAAGAAATGTACCAGGTCTTTAATTGTGGTCACCGGATGGAGCTCTACGCAGATAGGGAAATTGCGGGAGATCTGATTTCTATTTCCGAGAGTTTTGGAATCGACGCCCGTATCATAGGCAGGGTAGAAGCTTCGAAGCAGAAAAAACTCACGATTACCAGCCAATTTGGCTCGTTTACCTATTGA
- the prfA gene encoding peptide chain release factor 1, with protein sequence MIDKLNIIKQRFDEVSDLIIQPDIISDQKRYVQLNKEYKDLKTLVDKRKVYLELQNNLKEAEEILSSGEDPEMQEMAKMQMEEAKEALPGLEEEIKYLLIPKDPEDAKDVVMEIRAGTGGDEASIFAGDLYRMYAKYCESRGWRTNIIDLSEGTSGGYKEIHFEVTGEDVYGTLKFEAGVHRVQRVPQTETQGRVHTSAATVMVLPEAEDFDVQIDPKDVRIDFFCSSGPGGQSVNTTYSAVRLTHIPTGIVAQCQDEKSQHKNKDKAFKVLRSRLYDMELQKRQEEDAAKRNSQVSSGDRSAKIRTYNYPQGRVTDHRIGLTLYDLQNIINGDIQKIIDELMLVENTEKLKEASEIF encoded by the coding sequence ATGATCGATAAATTAAACATAATAAAACAGCGTTTTGATGAGGTTTCGGACCTGATCATCCAACCTGATATTATCTCTGATCAAAAGAGGTATGTGCAATTAAATAAGGAATACAAGGACCTGAAAACCCTTGTTGATAAAAGGAAGGTTTACTTAGAACTGCAAAACAACCTCAAAGAAGCAGAGGAAATCCTTTCTTCTGGAGAAGATCCGGAAATGCAGGAAATGGCCAAAATGCAAATGGAGGAAGCCAAAGAGGCCTTGCCCGGATTGGAGGAAGAAATAAAGTATTTACTCATTCCCAAAGATCCTGAAGATGCTAAAGATGTGGTGATGGAAATCAGGGCCGGAACCGGCGGCGATGAGGCCAGTATATTTGCAGGAGATCTCTACAGGATGTACGCAAAGTATTGCGAATCCAGGGGGTGGAGAACCAATATTATTGACCTGAGTGAAGGGACTAGCGGAGGATACAAGGAAATTCATTTTGAAGTAACCGGCGAAGACGTATATGGCACCTTAAAATTCGAAGCCGGAGTACACCGGGTACAGCGCGTGCCTCAGACAGAAACACAGGGGAGAGTTCATACTAGTGCAGCTACTGTCATGGTATTACCGGAAGCAGAGGATTTTGACGTACAGATTGATCCCAAAGACGTACGTATTGACTTTTTCTGTTCTTCAGGACCCGGAGGACAATCCGTAAATACTACCTATTCGGCGGTAAGACTAACACATATCCCCACAGGGATCGTGGCACAGTGTCAGGATGAAAAATCACAGCACAAGAACAAAGACAAGGCCTTCAAGGTACTGAGATCAAGGCTATACGACATGGAATTGCAAAAAAGGCAGGAAGAAGATGCGGCAAAGAGGAATTCCCAGGTAAGCAGCGGAGACCGCTCAGCTAAAATCAGGACCTACAATTATCCTCAGGGTCGGGTTACCGACCATCGTATAGGACTTACACTTTACGATCTGCAGAATATCATAAACGGGGATATCCAAAAGATTATCGATGAACTCATGCTTGTTGAGAATACTGAAAAATTAAAAGAAGCTTCCGAAATATTCTAA
- a CDS encoding Rieske (2Fe-2S) protein, whose protein sequence is MERKAFLKTLGAGAAFALTFPCVQGCSKEDGPGLPVPTGVDFTIDLTSSEGAMLANNGDFILKNEVVVVKNLEGNFIAASQICSHQQTDQVRFIEDEGGIFSCSTHGSRFSQTGAPLNAITNNPLKIFNTELNGDILRVFD, encoded by the coding sequence ATGGAAAGAAAAGCTTTTTTAAAAACCTTAGGGGCCGGAGCGGCCTTTGCCCTTACGTTTCCCTGTGTTCAGGGTTGTTCTAAAGAAGATGGGCCCGGACTACCTGTTCCGACTGGGGTCGACTTCACCATTGACCTCACCTCCAGTGAAGGGGCGATGTTGGCTAATAACGGTGACTTTATCCTTAAAAACGAAGTAGTAGTGGTTAAAAACCTGGAAGGTAATTTTATTGCTGCCAGTCAGATCTGCAGTCATCAACAAACAGACCAGGTTAGGTTCATCGAAGATGAAGGTGGAATATTTTCTTGTTCTACCCACGGGTCGAGGTTTTCTCAAACCGGTGCTCCTTTGAATGCGATCACCAATAATCCCTTGAAAATATTCAACACAGAATTAAACGGGGATATCCTCAGGGTTTTCGACTAG